Proteins from a genomic interval of Lycium ferocissimum isolate CSIRO_LF1 chromosome 2, AGI_CSIRO_Lferr_CH_V1, whole genome shotgun sequence:
- the LOC132035733 gene encoding uncharacterized protein LOC132035733 isoform X2, whose translation MKLTRKWRKSQGESQYDEDDKFSLPTRDDNRPMDSQEQEELVRSLEKVQTQQSLLWRGVFSGLLLCYVAFLVYSIYQQAYYPWELRYHAYFMYEVDAWTIIAADWAAILACLITIKGLLHESKYHRRWLWSSCSIGLIVAVFWLHHMLRLAKFRWDILWLPLGPLSGAGICIYVDHLLNVSSEEVRKLRGYMYAFKAR comes from the exons ATG AAGCTAACCAGAAAATGGAGAAAATCTCAAGGCGAATCTCAGTACGACGAGGATGATAAATTCTCTTTGCCAACTCGCGACGATAATCGTCCCATGGATTCCCAAGAACAAGAGGAATTGGTTCGATCTCTCGAGAAAGTTCAAACTCAGCAATCTCTTCTCTGGAGGGGTGTGTTCTCGGGGCTACTCTTGTGTTATGTGGCTTTTCTCGTATACTCAATCTATCAACAGGCCTATTATCCCTGGGAACTGCGATATCATGCTTACTTCATGTATGAAGTTGACGCGTGGACCATCATTGCTGCAGATTGGGCAGCTATTTTAGCGTGCTTAATCACCATAAAGGGGTTATTGCATGAATCGAAATATCATAGGAGGTGGCTATGGTCATCGTGCTCCATTGGCTTGATAGTGGCAGTGTTTTGGTTGCATCACATGCTAAGGTTGGCAAAGTTTAGGTGGGATATTTTGTGGCTACCGTTAGGACCCCTTAGTGGAGCTGGAATCTGCATTTATGTAGACCATTTACTAAATGTGTCATCTGAAGAAGTGCGGAAACTTAGAGGatatatgtatgcatttaaAGCTAGGTAA
- the LOC132035764 gene encoding protein DETOXIFICATION 14-like isoform X1 yields MAMEEPLVVNLEKEDVVVTRKVFVEELNEASRIAMPMIVVTVSQYLLRVSPMIMLGHLGELSLSSASIATSLSNVTGYSLLFGMSSALETLCGQAYGAGQYRKLGTFTYSAIICLFLVCIPVSLLWIFTDKLLILMGQDHSIATEAGKYAIWLIPTLFPYAILQPLVRYLQAQSLILPMLLSAVVSLCFQVTVCWAFIFKLNLGIAGAALSIGLSYWLNVILLILYVKYSSACEKTRASFSSDVFLTMGDFFRFAIPSAVMVCLEWWSFELIILLSGLLPNPMLETSVLSICFTTTSVHYHIPYSFGAAASTRVSNELGAGRPQAAKIALAAVIVLSVTEFVLASITLFALRHSWGYAFTYEKEVVTYVAEITPILCISIIMDGAQAVLSGVARGSGWQHIGAYVNLGAYYLVGIPAALLLGFVLHLNGKGLWSGLVAGATVQSISLSLVTGLTNWDKQAIEARHRIFSEKRPGKNQFIE; encoded by the exons ATGGCTATGGAGGAGCCTCTGGTGGTTAACCTGGAGAAAGAAGATGTGGTGGTGACAAGAAAAGTGTTTGTTGAAGAGTTGAATGAGGCGAGTCGTATAGCTATGCCGATGATAGTTGTGACAGTATCACAGTACCTTCTGCGTGTTTCACCAATGATAATGTTGGGTCATCTTGGTGAACTTTCACTTTCTAGTGCTTCTATTGCTACTTCACTTTCCAATGTTACCGGCTACAGTCTTCTT TTTGGAATGTCTAGTGCACTGGAGACTCTATGTGGGCAGGCCTATGGAGCAGGACAATACCGAAAACTTGGAACTTTTACTTATAGTGCTATTATTTGTCTATTTCTGGTATGCATACCAGTCTCTCTTCTATGGATCTTCACGGATAAACTTCTTATATTGATGGGCCAAGATCATTCAATCGCAACTGAAGCTGGAAAATACGCGATTTGGCTCATTCCAACACTATTTCCATATGCTATTCTTCAGCCGCTGGTTCGGTACCTTCAGGCACAGAGTTTAATCCTACCAATGCTTTTGAGTGCAGTGGTATCTTTATGCTTCCAAGTGACGGTTTGTTGGGCTTTTATATTCAAATTGAATTTAGGGATTGCTGGAGCAGCGTTGTCAATCGGTTTATCCTATTGGTTGAATGTGATCTTGCTTATTCTTTATGTGAAGTACTCATCGGCTTGTGAAAAGACTCGAGCTTCATTCTCTAGCGATGTTTTCCTGACTATGGGGGACTTCTTCCGCTTTGCAATCCCATCTGCTGTAATGGTTTG CTTGGAATGGTGGTCATTTGAGCTAATCATTCTGCTCTCTGGTCTGTTGCCAAATCCGATGCTAGAGACGTCCGTTCTATCCATATG CTTTACAACCACTTCAGTGCACTACCATATACCTTACTCTTTTGGTGCTGCAGCAAG TACTCGGGTTTCAAATGAACTTGGAGCTGGGAGACCACAGGCGGCAAAAATTGCTCTCGCTGCTGTGATTGTTCTCTCTGTCACAGAGTTTGTTCTTGCAAGTATTACTCTATTTGCGCTCCGCCATTCATGGGGCTATGCATTTACTTATGAGAAAGAAGTCGTCACTTATGTTGCGGAAATTACTCCTATTCTTTGCATATCAATCATCATGGACGGCGCTCAAGCAGTACTATCAG GAGTTGCCAGAGGAAGTGGGTGGCAACATATTGGAGCCTATGTGAACCTTGGAGCATATTATTTGGTTGGAATTCCGGCGGCTCTATTACTTGGATTTGTGTTGCATCTAAATGGCAAGGGTCTTTGGAGTGGATTGGTGGCTGGAGCAACTGTGCAATCTATTTCACTCTCCCTTGTCACAGGCCTCACCAATTGGGACAAACAG GCCATTGAAGCAAGACACAGAATTTTTAGTGAAAAGCGTCCTGGCAAAAATCAGTTCATTGAATGA
- the LOC132035764 gene encoding protein DETOXIFICATION 14-like isoform X2, whose protein sequence is MAMEEPLVVNLEKEDVVVTRKVFVEELNEASRIAMPMIVVTVSQYLLRVSPMIMLGHLGELSLSSASIATSLSNVTGYSLLFGMSSALETLCGQAYGAGQYRKLGTFTYSAIICLFLVCIPVSLLWIFTDKLLILMGQDHSIATEAGKYAIWLIPTLFPYAILQPLVRYLQAQSLILPMLLSAVVSLCFQVTVCWAFIFKLNLGIAGAALSIGLSYWLNVILLILYVKYSSACEKTRASFSSDVFLTMGDFFRFAIPSAVMVCLEWWSFELIILLSGLLPNPMLETSVLSICFTTTSVHYHIPYSFGAAASTRVSNELGAGRPQAAKIALAAVIVLSVTEFVLASITLFALRHSWGYAFTYEKEVVTYVAEITPILCISIIMDGAQAVLSEEVGGNILEPM, encoded by the exons ATGGCTATGGAGGAGCCTCTGGTGGTTAACCTGGAGAAAGAAGATGTGGTGGTGACAAGAAAAGTGTTTGTTGAAGAGTTGAATGAGGCGAGTCGTATAGCTATGCCGATGATAGTTGTGACAGTATCACAGTACCTTCTGCGTGTTTCACCAATGATAATGTTGGGTCATCTTGGTGAACTTTCACTTTCTAGTGCTTCTATTGCTACTTCACTTTCCAATGTTACCGGCTACAGTCTTCTT TTTGGAATGTCTAGTGCACTGGAGACTCTATGTGGGCAGGCCTATGGAGCAGGACAATACCGAAAACTTGGAACTTTTACTTATAGTGCTATTATTTGTCTATTTCTGGTATGCATACCAGTCTCTCTTCTATGGATCTTCACGGATAAACTTCTTATATTGATGGGCCAAGATCATTCAATCGCAACTGAAGCTGGAAAATACGCGATTTGGCTCATTCCAACACTATTTCCATATGCTATTCTTCAGCCGCTGGTTCGGTACCTTCAGGCACAGAGTTTAATCCTACCAATGCTTTTGAGTGCAGTGGTATCTTTATGCTTCCAAGTGACGGTTTGTTGGGCTTTTATATTCAAATTGAATTTAGGGATTGCTGGAGCAGCGTTGTCAATCGGTTTATCCTATTGGTTGAATGTGATCTTGCTTATTCTTTATGTGAAGTACTCATCGGCTTGTGAAAAGACTCGAGCTTCATTCTCTAGCGATGTTTTCCTGACTATGGGGGACTTCTTCCGCTTTGCAATCCCATCTGCTGTAATGGTTTG CTTGGAATGGTGGTCATTTGAGCTAATCATTCTGCTCTCTGGTCTGTTGCCAAATCCGATGCTAGAGACGTCCGTTCTATCCATATG CTTTACAACCACTTCAGTGCACTACCATATACCTTACTCTTTTGGTGCTGCAGCAAG TACTCGGGTTTCAAATGAACTTGGAGCTGGGAGACCACAGGCGGCAAAAATTGCTCTCGCTGCTGTGATTGTTCTCTCTGTCACAGAGTTTGTTCTTGCAAGTATTACTCTATTTGCGCTCCGCCATTCATGGGGCTATGCATTTACTTATGAGAAAGAAGTCGTCACTTATGTTGCGGAAATTACTCCTATTCTTTGCATATCAATCATCATGGACGGCGCTCAAGCAGTACTATCAG AGGAAGTGGGTGGCAACATATTGGAGCCTATGTGA
- the LOC132035733 gene encoding uncharacterized protein LOC132035733 isoform X1, whose amino-acid sequence MQKLTRKWRKSQGESQYDEDDKFSLPTRDDNRPMDSQEQEELVRSLEKVQTQQSLLWRGVFSGLLLCYVAFLVYSIYQQAYYPWELRYHAYFMYEVDAWTIIAADWAAILACLITIKGLLHESKYHRRWLWSSCSIGLIVAVFWLHHMLRLAKFRWDILWLPLGPLSGAGICIYVDHLLNVSSEEVRKLRGYMYAFKAR is encoded by the coding sequence ATGCAGAAGCTAACCAGAAAATGGAGAAAATCTCAAGGCGAATCTCAGTACGACGAGGATGATAAATTCTCTTTGCCAACTCGCGACGATAATCGTCCCATGGATTCCCAAGAACAAGAGGAATTGGTTCGATCTCTCGAGAAAGTTCAAACTCAGCAATCTCTTCTCTGGAGGGGTGTGTTCTCGGGGCTACTCTTGTGTTATGTGGCTTTTCTCGTATACTCAATCTATCAACAGGCCTATTATCCCTGGGAACTGCGATATCATGCTTACTTCATGTATGAAGTTGACGCGTGGACCATCATTGCTGCAGATTGGGCAGCTATTTTAGCGTGCTTAATCACCATAAAGGGGTTATTGCATGAATCGAAATATCATAGGAGGTGGCTATGGTCATCGTGCTCCATTGGCTTGATAGTGGCAGTGTTTTGGTTGCATCACATGCTAAGGTTGGCAAAGTTTAGGTGGGATATTTTGTGGCTACCGTTAGGACCCCTTAGTGGAGCTGGAATCTGCATTTATGTAGACCATTTACTAAATGTGTCATCTGAAGAAGTGCGGAAACTTAGAGGatatatgtatgcatttaaAGCTAGGTAA